In Anaerobacillus isosaccharinicus, one genomic interval encodes:
- a CDS encoding cysteine desulfurase, protein MNVQEVRKMFPILDQQVNGNPLVYLDSAATSQKPIQVIEKLNEYYRKYNSNVHRGVHTLGTMATDGYEGARDKVRKFINAKSTEEIIFTRGTTTALNLVASSYGRANVGPGDEIVITPMEHHSNIIPWQQVARTTGATLKYIPLQEDGTIDLADVENTVTANTKIVSVMQVSNVLGAINPVKEIAAIAHRHGAIMVVDGAQSSPHMKIDVQDLDCDFFAFSAHKMCGPTGIGALYGKKALLNKMEPIEFGGEMIDFVGLQESTWKELPWKFEGGTPIIAGAIGFGAAIDFLQEIGLDEIEKHEHKLAQYALNRLSEVGGVTVYGPKTRAGLVTFNCDDVHPHDVATVLDTEGIAVRAGHHCAQPLMKWLDVSATARASFYLYNTEEEIDAFVKALIKTKEYFGNVFR, encoded by the coding sequence ATGAATGTTCAAGAAGTCCGTAAAATGTTCCCGATCCTTGACCAACAAGTAAATGGAAATCCCCTTGTTTATCTTGATAGTGCTGCTACTTCTCAAAAACCAATTCAAGTTATTGAGAAGTTAAATGAATATTATCGAAAGTATAACTCGAACGTTCATCGTGGGGTTCATACCCTTGGGACTATGGCTACTGACGGTTATGAAGGTGCAAGGGATAAAGTACGAAAATTTATTAATGCAAAGTCAACGGAAGAGATTATTTTTACTAGAGGGACGACGACAGCACTTAATCTTGTTGCGTCTAGCTACGGACGGGCAAATGTAGGCCCTGGTGATGAAATTGTGATTACCCCAATGGAACACCATTCAAACATCATTCCTTGGCAACAAGTAGCAAGAACGACAGGAGCAACTCTTAAATATATTCCGTTACAAGAAGATGGCACAATTGATTTAGCTGATGTAGAAAATACAGTAACAGCTAATACGAAAATTGTCTCTGTTATGCAAGTATCCAATGTCCTTGGAGCAATCAATCCAGTAAAAGAAATTGCTGCAATTGCTCACCGTCATGGCGCAATTATGGTCGTTGATGGTGCTCAAAGTTCACCTCATATGAAAATTGACGTCCAAGATTTAGACTGTGATTTCTTTGCCTTTTCTGCCCACAAAATGTGTGGACCAACAGGAATAGGTGCTCTTTATGGGAAAAAAGCACTTCTAAATAAAATGGAACCAATTGAGTTTGGCGGTGAAATGATTGATTTTGTTGGACTTCAAGAATCTACTTGGAAAGAACTTCCTTGGAAATTTGAAGGTGGTACCCCAATTATAGCCGGTGCAATCGGATTTGGAGCAGCAATTGATTTCCTTCAAGAAATTGGATTAGATGAAATCGAGAAGCATGAGCATAAGCTTGCTCAATATGCATTGAACCGACTTAGTGAAGTTGGAGGCGTTACAGTATATGGACCGAAAACTCGTGCAGGGCTTGTGACATTTAATTGTGATGATGTTCATCCTCACGATGTGGCAACCGTTCTTGATACGGAAGGTATTGCAGTGAGAGCTGGACATCATTGTGCGCAACCACTGATGAAATGGTTAGATGTATCGGCAACGGCTAGAGCCAGCTTTTACCTTTACAATACAGAAGAAGAAATCGATGCTTTTGTTAAAGCGTTAATAAAAACAAAGGAGTACTTCGGCAATGTCTTCAGGTAA